The genomic segment GAAATCAACGACAACCACTACTACTGGCAGTGGCGAGATGGCGACAAAGTCTCCTCTCAGTACAAAGGCCCTGTCAATCCCGACGAGTAGACGAAATAGCGTTCCATTCAGCTGGCCTGTGGTTCGGGGCGACATCCCGTCTGCGATGTGAAAGGAGGGGATTGTCAGCGCTCGGGTCGTAGGGCAGTCTCGTACCGTTTGATGTCGTCCGTTTTCTCTACCCGGTCGTAGATATCTCGGAGTGTGTCTTGTGCCCGGAGGAGTTTGTGCTCCTCGAGGAATTGTCGACCGCTTTCACTGATCCCGTAGAACTTGTACGGCAGATCGTTCTGCCGTCGGTCCTCGGACAGGAGCACTTCCTCAACGATGCCGACGTCAACGAGCTGCCGGAGGTGCTGGCGAATCGTCGTTTGGCTCTTGCTCGGGTTGACGTAGTCGAGTTCCTTCAGCGTCGGTAATTCCGACGGATGCCCGAGGATGTCCTGCAAGAGCGCAAATCGCGTCTCCTGGGTGACGACGTTGAGCCGCTCCCGAACGGACTCCAGGTCGCTTGGCGGGTGATCAGATGCACTCATTACCTCTTTGTTCGGGTAGTGTGTGCAAAAGCGTTTCGCTCAAATGCGAATCGGTCTTAGGCGATACGGTTGACGATGCGGTCGCCACATTAAAGCAGGATGCAGGTGAACTCCCGGCCAGATGAGTGAGGACCCGGTCACCGTCGACGAACTCGCCGAGAAAGCTGACGAGTATCTCCACGAGACCTCACTTACGCCGGAAGAGTACGAAGCGCTCAAACAGAGCGTCGCCGAACTCACGCCGATTTTCTCGGCTGAGA from the Natronococcus sp. AD-5 genome contains:
- a CDS encoding helix-turn-helix domain-containing protein, with translation MSASDHPPSDLESVRERLNVVTQETRFALLQDILGHPSELPTLKELDYVNPSKSQTTIRQHLRQLVDVGIVEEVLLSEDRRQNDLPYKFYGISESGRQFLEEHKLLRAQDTLRDIYDRVEKTDDIKRYETALRPER